One Fuerstiella marisgermanici DNA window includes the following coding sequences:
- a CDS encoding amidohydrolase family protein: MIIDAHQHFWQLDLPFQYDWLHTPQHKAICRSYLPADLKVHLQKCGIDKSVFVQTQHDVAENRWVLKLAEQNDFIAGVVGWVDLASDKCEEQLAEFVEHPKFVGIRHIVQDEPDPDFIIQPNIIRGLKVLEKHAVPYDLLFYTQHLKHAATLGRKLPDLPMVIDHLAKPKIKDQVTAGWVDDLKAAAKLPNIYCKLSGMVTEADWKNWKPADLKPYVETALEAFGPARCMYGSDWPVCELAATYEQVYGALQELLGSLSHSEQEMVFGGTAQKFYGLEV, encoded by the coding sequence ATGATCATTGATGCCCATCAGCACTTCTGGCAGCTTGATCTGCCGTTCCAATACGACTGGCTGCACACGCCACAGCACAAAGCAATTTGTCGCAGCTATTTGCCTGCCGACCTGAAAGTGCATCTGCAGAAATGCGGCATCGACAAATCCGTGTTCGTGCAGACACAGCACGATGTCGCTGAAAACCGCTGGGTCTTAAAGCTGGCGGAACAGAATGATTTTATTGCGGGCGTTGTTGGCTGGGTTGATCTGGCGTCAGACAAGTGTGAAGAGCAACTTGCGGAGTTTGTTGAACATCCGAAGTTTGTTGGCATTCGACATATTGTTCAGGACGAACCCGATCCGGACTTCATCATCCAGCCGAACATCATCCGCGGACTGAAGGTTTTGGAAAAGCATGCGGTTCCATACGACCTGTTGTTCTACACTCAACACTTGAAGCACGCCGCTACGCTGGGACGAAAATTGCCCGACCTGCCGATGGTGATTGACCATCTTGCGAAGCCGAAGATTAAAGATCAGGTGACCGCTGGCTGGGTCGACGATCTGAAGGCTGCTGCGAAGCTTCCGAACATCTACTGCAAACTCAGCGGCATGGTCACGGAAGCCGACTGGAAAAACTGGAAGCCGGCCGACCTGAAACCCTACGTCGAAACTGCCCTGGAAGCCTTCGGTCCGGCTCGTTGCATGTACGGTAGCGACTGGCCCGTCTGCGAATTGGCGGCGACCTACGAGCAGGTTTACGGCGCGTTACAGGAACTGCTCGGTTCGCTAAGTCACTCAGAACAGGAAATGGTCTTTGGCGGGACGGCTCAGAAGTTCTACGGCCTTGAAGTGTGA
- a CDS encoding amidohydrolase family protein, translated as MLNRRHLLKLTGVAAAAGTFPVSAAERVEGVIDTNVSLFAWPFRRLPLDSTTKLMQKLRSLNVSQVWAGSFEGLLHRDIAAVNQRLAAECRPHADMVPVGSINLALPGWPDDLQRCAGEHQMKVIRLHPNYHGYTLLDTEFTELLQLAQDASLIVQIVVAMEDGRTQHPQLQVPDTDVQPLLTLKKKYPNVRIQLLNHRLRSPLLTQLAGLPNIYFDTARVDGTDAVPQLVKAVPKGRVLYGSHAPLLIPEAAMIRVHESGRLVDEQLRAVYTDNASNVLLKRASV; from the coding sequence ATGCTTAATCGTCGTCATCTGTTAAAGCTCACTGGTGTTGCTGCCGCAGCGGGAACATTTCCGGTGAGCGCTGCCGAACGGGTTGAAGGCGTTATCGACACCAACGTCAGCCTGTTTGCCTGGCCGTTCCGCCGATTGCCGCTGGATAGCACCACTAAGCTGATGCAGAAGCTGCGGTCTCTAAACGTTTCGCAGGTATGGGCGGGAAGCTTTGAAGGCCTTCTGCATCGTGATATCGCGGCTGTCAATCAACGCCTTGCGGCCGAATGCCGCCCTCATGCCGACATGGTTCCCGTTGGCAGTATCAATCTGGCGTTGCCGGGTTGGCCCGACGACCTGCAGCGGTGTGCGGGCGAACATCAGATGAAGGTCATTCGACTGCATCCGAACTATCACGGCTACACATTGCTCGACACTGAGTTCACTGAACTTCTGCAACTGGCACAGGACGCCAGCCTGATCGTGCAGATTGTGGTGGCCATGGAAGACGGCCGAACTCAGCACCCACAGTTACAGGTGCCGGACACCGACGTTCAGCCACTGCTGACATTGAAGAAAAAATATCCAAACGTCCGCATTCAATTGCTTAACCATCGTCTTAGATCTCCGTTGCTGACTCAGCTCGCGGGGTTGCCCAACATTTATTTCGACACAGCTCGCGTGGACGGAACCGATGCCGTGCCCCAATTGGTGAAGGCTGTGCCAAAGGGACGAGTCCTCTATGGCAGCCATGCACCTTTGTTGATTCCCGAAGCGGCGATGATCCGCGTTCACGAATCGGGGCGGTTAGTCGACGAACAGTTGCGAGCGGTGTACACGGACAACGCCAGCAACGTGCTTCTCAAACGTGCAAGCGTTTAA
- a CDS encoding bis(5'-nucleosyl)-tetraphosphatase, with the protein MKEPRSCGFLIVKGDPVTSFLLMKHPDRWDLPKGHVDPGETDLECALRELEEETGITSNDIEVDPDFCFESRYVVNGKRYGAGKKRVEKTLRIFLGRLINDVDIVLTEHDDCEWFDWAPPHKFQKKTIDPLLAELAAFAGVPVKS; encoded by the coding sequence ATGAAGGAACCACGTTCCTGCGGTTTTTTAATTGTCAAAGGCGACCCGGTCACTTCGTTTCTGTTAATGAAACATCCGGATCGCTGGGATCTTCCCAAGGGCCATGTCGACCCGGGCGAAACAGACCTCGAATGCGCGTTGCGTGAACTCGAAGAAGAAACTGGTATCACCTCAAACGATATCGAAGTTGATCCCGACTTCTGCTTCGAAAGCCGTTATGTTGTGAATGGCAAACGATACGGAGCTGGCAAGAAGCGAGTTGAAAAAACGCTGCGCATCTTTTTGGGCCGACTGATCAACGACGTCGATATCGTGTTGACAGAACACGACGACTGCGAGTGGTTCGACTGGGCACCGCCGCACAAATTCCAGAAGAAAACCATCGATCCGCTGTTGGCGGAACTAGCGGCCTTTGCCGGCGTACCGGTGAAGTCGTGA
- a CDS encoding FG-GAP repeat domain-containing protein, translating into MQTTPPSLKFLSVVVVVAACVGSHRAAAFDDAVTENELAQFYGFSGVELYKLDGRAFSLVHADFDSDGLDDLVAVDNRASCLRLFRQQKEAEPGQGKTSRYVNDLASDWRFDVRQISVDKQVAGLVASDFNGDGRTDLAYVGVPDRLVIRYQPEKGKTEWTERWSVRLPDLAPAAWMIATGDLNNDKRADIAVLGKNATHVIFQEDDGSMKAPESLINTSAQLALVQIADLDGDGLQDLSYQANEGSDRGLCARLQTKDGRLGPEVRFDLNQPRSVTLFDVDKEPGKEILTVDSRTGRVQVSKLQHTKRQEDDLPARLVQYGIGAATGREKRAIAIGDIDGDMLSDVVVTDPENAQVLVYRQNGIDGLGTAETFPGLLGAIDVCIADLDGDQHAEVILMSDKESAIAVSRFKDGRLVFPEVVARPIDGHEFAAMTILRQKDKTLLAACMKKGSGSSASLKLRLLNTSGDESWTDAVDVQTLPPAAIGTRGMNLLSLDADGDAIDDLLAVPSGAGNKGVVLLPTAAEGAANGRWKVEPLNLGTASAGELFVHGRELYVAREAFARKMTFEEDEWKIADQFNAGESKARLAGVAVVDLDGEADPEVVLVDTGVKKLRVLRKNNGLYRPWKEVELGSLRFASAHVADLNGDQQDDLLLCGSQQFAVLYSGQANSELTEVATYESDRDDAYAADVIAGDINGDGNVDLAVIDTSIDGVEILRLDKDKGLQAATHFRVFEEKRLVSDSSARGTEPREGAIVDVTGDGRNDLILLCHDRLIVYPQDSGVDTGSSSTDSPSASE; encoded by the coding sequence GTGCAAACCACCCCACCGTCGTTGAAGTTCCTGAGCGTTGTTGTGGTCGTGGCCGCCTGCGTCGGCAGCCATCGTGCTGCCGCCTTTGACGATGCTGTGACCGAAAACGAACTGGCTCAGTTCTACGGCTTTAGCGGCGTCGAACTCTACAAGCTGGACGGCCGCGCCTTCAGCCTTGTACACGCAGATTTCGACAGCGACGGGCTTGATGACCTTGTTGCGGTTGATAATCGAGCGAGTTGTCTGCGGTTATTTCGGCAGCAGAAAGAAGCAGAGCCAGGTCAGGGGAAGACCAGTCGATATGTCAACGATCTTGCGTCTGACTGGCGGTTCGATGTTCGTCAGATTTCGGTCGACAAGCAGGTGGCAGGCCTTGTGGCCAGTGACTTCAACGGAGACGGCCGCACTGATTTGGCGTACGTAGGTGTCCCGGATCGACTGGTCATTCGATACCAGCCGGAAAAAGGGAAGACTGAATGGACCGAACGCTGGTCTGTACGCTTGCCGGACCTGGCTCCTGCCGCGTGGATGATTGCTACGGGGGACCTGAATAACGACAAGCGAGCTGACATCGCAGTTTTGGGCAAGAACGCGACGCACGTGATTTTTCAGGAAGACGACGGCTCGATGAAAGCGCCCGAATCACTGATCAATACATCTGCCCAATTGGCTCTTGTGCAGATCGCAGATCTCGATGGCGATGGCCTGCAGGATCTTAGCTATCAGGCGAACGAAGGCTCAGACCGTGGCTTGTGCGCTCGGCTGCAAACCAAAGACGGACGTCTGGGACCGGAAGTTCGTTTCGATCTGAATCAGCCGCGTTCCGTCACGTTGTTTGACGTCGACAAGGAACCGGGCAAGGAAATTCTGACCGTGGATAGCCGCACGGGCCGCGTTCAGGTCTCGAAGCTGCAACACACAAAACGACAGGAAGATGACCTACCGGCTCGCCTGGTCCAGTATGGCATTGGAGCAGCCACCGGCCGCGAAAAACGCGCGATTGCGATCGGCGACATCGATGGCGACATGCTTAGCGATGTCGTCGTTACGGATCCGGAAAATGCTCAAGTGCTGGTGTACCGACAAAACGGGATCGACGGCCTTGGAACGGCGGAAACATTTCCCGGACTTTTGGGGGCCATCGACGTTTGCATCGCCGATCTGGACGGTGATCAGCATGCCGAAGTGATCTTAATGAGCGACAAGGAATCTGCGATTGCCGTGAGTCGATTTAAAGATGGTCGGCTCGTCTTCCCGGAAGTCGTCGCTCGACCAATCGATGGACACGAATTCGCCGCGATGACGATTCTTCGTCAGAAGGATAAGACTCTACTGGCAGCCTGCATGAAAAAAGGTTCCGGCAGCAGCGCCAGTTTGAAACTGCGTCTGCTGAATACGTCCGGCGATGAAAGTTGGACCGACGCAGTTGACGTGCAGACTCTGCCACCTGCTGCAATCGGCACGCGGGGAATGAATCTGCTGTCGTTGGATGCTGACGGCGACGCAATCGACGACCTTCTGGCCGTGCCCAGCGGTGCTGGCAATAAAGGCGTTGTCCTGTTACCAACGGCGGCCGAAGGTGCCGCCAACGGACGCTGGAAGGTGGAACCGCTGAACCTTGGTACTGCATCGGCAGGCGAGTTGTTTGTCCACGGCAGGGAGCTCTACGTGGCTCGCGAAGCCTTTGCCAGAAAGATGACTTTCGAAGAAGACGAATGGAAGATCGCGGACCAGTTTAACGCCGGAGAATCGAAGGCGCGGCTGGCGGGTGTAGCGGTCGTAGACCTGGACGGGGAAGCCGATCCGGAAGTCGTGCTGGTGGATACGGGGGTGAAAAAACTTCGCGTCCTGCGCAAGAACAATGGTCTGTATCGGCCGTGGAAGGAAGTGGAACTCGGTTCGCTGCGATTTGCGTCGGCTCATGTGGCCGACCTGAACGGAGATCAACAGGACGACTTACTATTATGCGGCAGCCAGCAGTTTGCCGTTCTGTATTCCGGCCAGGCAAATTCAGAACTAACGGAAGTGGCGACGTACGAATCGGACCGCGACGATGCCTATGCTGCCGATGTGATCGCCGGTGATATTAACGGCGATGGTAACGTGGATTTGGCCGTCATCGATACCAGCATCGATGGTGTCGAAATCCTGCGACTTGATAAAGACAAAGGGCTGCAGGCGGCGACTCACTTTCGAGTATTCGAAGAGAAGCGGTTGGTTTCAGATTCATCCGCGCGAGGCACCGAGCCTCGGGAAGGCGCTATCGTGGATGTGACGGGCGACGGACGAAACGATCTTATTCTGTTGTGCCATGACCGGCTGATCGTTTATCCTCAGGACAGTGGCGTGGACACAGGATCGAGTTCAACCGATTCGCCGTCGGCCAGCGAATAG
- a CDS encoding PQQ-binding-like beta-propeller repeat protein encodes MRNIASGMLTLLVLGTVFHVDARAYEDNWPQFRGADSRGVSDNADLPVKWSATENVAWKTDLPGRGWSSPVVWGDRVFVTSVVNKGQSEEPKKGLYFGGDRPAPPDSVHQWMVYCLDLKSGDILWEKQVHEAKPETSIHLKSSYASETPVTDGQRLYVYFGNLGIYCFDFDGNELWQKPLQPHKTRNGWGTAASPVLHEDRLYLVNDNDEDSYLLALNAATGDEVWRTPRDEKSNWSTPFIWKNADRVEIVTPGTDQVRSYDLAGQLLWHFQGMSSITIATPFEHNGLLYISSGYVGDRKSRPIYAIKPGASGDISLKEDETSNEYIQWCQKMAGPYNPSTLVYEDRLWVLYDFGFIACFDPATGKSVFDKARIPQGRAFTTSPWAYGGRVFCLNEDGVTYVMESADELKILHKNVLAKDDMAMASPAMVGDRLLIRTSARLYCFRDKHHDQ; translated from the coding sequence ATGAGAAATATTGCCTCTGGCATGCTAACACTGCTGGTGCTCGGAACGGTCTTCCACGTCGACGCGCGAGCCTACGAAGACAACTGGCCTCAGTTTCGAGGCGCCGACAGTCGCGGCGTTTCTGATAATGCTGACCTGCCCGTGAAGTGGTCGGCCACCGAAAACGTGGCATGGAAAACCGACCTGCCGGGCCGCGGCTGGTCTTCGCCTGTGGTGTGGGGCGACCGGGTGTTTGTGACGTCGGTCGTGAACAAGGGCCAGTCAGAAGAACCAAAGAAGGGACTGTATTTCGGCGGCGACCGCCCTGCTCCGCCGGACAGCGTTCATCAGTGGATGGTTTACTGTCTGGATCTGAAATCAGGCGACATCCTTTGGGAAAAGCAGGTTCACGAAGCCAAACCGGAAACCTCCATTCATCTGAAGAGCAGCTATGCGTCGGAAACGCCCGTGACCGACGGGCAACGATTGTACGTCTACTTCGGGAACCTCGGCATCTACTGTTTTGACTTCGACGGTAACGAGCTCTGGCAAAAGCCGTTACAGCCGCACAAGACTCGCAACGGCTGGGGCACCGCCGCGTCTCCTGTGCTGCACGAAGACCGGTTGTATCTGGTGAATGACAACGACGAAGATTCGTACCTGTTGGCTCTGAATGCAGCGACCGGCGACGAGGTCTGGCGGACGCCGCGTGATGAAAAGAGCAACTGGTCGACTCCGTTTATCTGGAAGAATGCGGACCGCGTTGAGATCGTAACACCGGGAACCGACCAGGTCCGATCGTACGACCTGGCGGGTCAGTTGCTGTGGCATTTTCAGGGTATGTCCAGCATCACGATTGCCACACCCTTCGAACACAACGGCCTGCTGTACATCAGTTCCGGGTATGTGGGTGATCGCAAAAGCCGTCCGATCTATGCGATCAAACCCGGCGCGTCCGGCGACATTTCCTTAAAAGAAGACGAAACGTCCAACGAATATATTCAGTGGTGTCAGAAGATGGCGGGGCCCTACAACCCTTCCACGTTAGTCTACGAAGATCGATTGTGGGTTTTGTACGACTTCGGCTTTATCGCATGCTTTGATCCGGCAACCGGCAAATCTGTCTTCGATAAGGCACGTATTCCTCAGGGGCGAGCATTCACGACTTCACCATGGGCCTATGGTGGACGAGTCTTTTGTCTGAACGAAGACGGCGTCACCTATGTGATGGAGTCCGCTGACGAGCTGAAGATTCTGCATAAGAATGTTCTCGCGAAAGACGACATGGCGATGGCGAGTCCTGCGATGGTGGGCGACCGTTTGCTGATTCGAACGTCCGCCCGACTGTATTGCTTTCGAGACAAGCATCACGACCAGTAG
- a CDS encoding DUF1501 domain-containing protein yields the protein MKNLPTRRQVLQSLSSGFGYLAFASLAQQARARDEATSQKPLAPKATHFPATAKNVIFLCMNGGPSHVDLFDHKPLLADAAGRKTAMSALAGNAALMPSPFKFAQHGESGLWFSELCPELAKHADDLCFIHSMHTDLPNHSQAFIQMHTGSFQFTRPSLGAWSLYGLGTENENLPGFITINPPSENGGARNYGSAFLPAVYQATRIGTNQIPEFYAKLLGVDKEPGGPLKNMKNDLLSAEQQRRQLDLIRDLNAHKLNRDEYHPEIEGAIESFELAFRMQDEVPDLLDLSSETKATMDEYGIGSGRVTDRFGRQCLLARRMVEAGTRFVEVTAPVSWDHHFLLQKVLPEACAATDQPVAALLSDLKSRGLLKDTLVVWAGEFGRTPYAQSGTGRDHNNKGYTIWMAGGGVKGGLAYGATDELGYAAVENPVHIHDWHATVLHLLGLDHKKLTFNYAGRDFRLTDVYGNVVEDVLA from the coding sequence ATGAAGAATCTCCCGACACGCCGCCAGGTGCTTCAGTCGCTTTCGTCTGGCTTCGGCTACCTCGCTTTCGCCAGTCTGGCTCAACAGGCGAGGGCGCGCGATGAGGCGACGTCGCAAAAGCCGCTGGCTCCGAAGGCCACGCACTTTCCGGCGACCGCGAAGAACGTCATTTTTCTGTGCATGAATGGCGGACCATCGCACGTCGACCTGTTCGACCACAAACCGCTGCTGGCCGACGCCGCAGGTCGTAAAACGGCCATGAGTGCACTGGCCGGAAACGCGGCGTTAATGCCTTCACCGTTCAAATTCGCTCAGCATGGCGAGTCCGGCCTATGGTTTTCGGAACTCTGCCCGGAACTGGCGAAGCACGCGGACGATTTGTGTTTTATTCATAGCATGCACACCGATCTGCCCAATCATTCGCAGGCATTCATTCAGATGCATACCGGCAGTTTTCAGTTCACTCGGCCATCGCTGGGAGCGTGGTCGCTGTATGGACTGGGCACTGAAAACGAAAACCTGCCGGGCTTCATCACGATCAATCCTCCATCCGAAAACGGGGGAGCTCGAAACTACGGCAGCGCATTTTTGCCCGCCGTTTATCAGGCTACAAGAATCGGCACGAACCAGATTCCCGAATTCTACGCCAAGCTGCTGGGCGTGGATAAGGAACCCGGCGGGCCGTTGAAAAACATGAAGAACGACCTGCTGTCGGCCGAACAACAACGCAGACAACTGGATCTGATCCGCGACTTGAACGCTCACAAGTTGAATCGTGACGAGTACCACCCAGAAATCGAAGGCGCGATTGAATCATTCGAACTGGCGTTTCGCATGCAGGATGAAGTGCCTGACTTGCTGGACCTGTCGTCAGAAACGAAAGCGACGATGGATGAGTACGGCATTGGTTCGGGCCGCGTGACGGATCGTTTTGGCCGTCAGTGTCTGCTGGCGCGACGGATGGTGGAAGCGGGCACGCGTTTTGTGGAAGTGACCGCTCCAGTTAGCTGGGACCACCATTTTCTGTTGCAGAAAGTTCTGCCCGAAGCCTGTGCGGCCACGGACCAGCCGGTGGCCGCGTTGTTGTCGGATTTGAAATCACGCGGCCTGTTGAAGGACACACTGGTCGTCTGGGCGGGGGAATTCGGCCGCACTCCTTATGCTCAAAGTGGCACCGGACGCGATCACAACAACAAGGGCTATACGATCTGGATGGCGGGCGGCGGAGTCAAAGGTGGTCTGGCTTATGGGGCGACGGATGAGCTGGGTTACGCAGCGGTTGAGAATCCCGTCCACATCCATGACTGGCACGCGACAGTGTTGCATCTGCTGGGGCTGGACCATAAGAAGCTGACATTCAACTACGCTGGTCGTGATTTCCGGCTCACAGACGTTTATGGGAACGTTGTGGAAGACGTATTGGCGTAA
- a CDS encoding PSD1 and planctomycete cytochrome C domain-containing protein, producing the protein MSNRFSTGCLFLCGALFFIASDAAAEDDDSAAGEAFFESRIRPVLVKQCYECHAGAKVEGGLRVDRRSTIRKGGDRGPAVIPERPDASILLTAIRHADPDLQMPPKGAKLSAKVIADFRKWIEMGAPDPRADGDGDSGEDSDWAGFEAARDHWAYQAATESSPPIVDDSQWPRGDVDRFVLAALKDNDLRPSPDAEAATLLRRLHFDLVGLPPSPKSLKNFMSTVAAKGMDSALPDEVDRLLQSPHFGERWGRHWLDVARFGESSGGESNVTFPYAWRYRDYVIEAVNNDVPYDRFLTEQIAGDLLPCDSDKERARLLTATGFLAVGTKNLGENNDAKFKADLVDEQIDALTRAVMASSVACARCHHHKFDPFSMEDYYALAGIFASSKTYFGTFVSPANNRGGDPLVLPRVPGQQVFHKSLTPEKFQKLKAQFAELAEVRAQIDAAQAARFAGKEPAKTFTLQEVLGNIWRMGPVEGKLETLDENGKAVPVAMGVLDDKVLNVPLLARGEIGREGEIVPRAFPQAILVNDAPSIPREQSGRLELAEWLTNTQHPLTSRVFVNRVWKHLFGRGLVATVDNFGTSGAKPSHPELLDTLAVRFTNEGWSLKKLIRTLVLSRTYRQSSTFESASFQKDPENQWLWRMPKRRLEAEAIRDAMLVASGELQRTPVAGSLVATKIGDKPVSLIGLNRNLPKDLDGSLHRSVYLPVIRDRLPDVLSLFDFAEPSLVTGEREQTNVPVQALYLMNSDFVQARARAMAAKLEKEARDDKQLVQRAFLLCLARRPDEDELQRSLTFLQAGGDLAAFSFCQAMLCTAEFRNLD; encoded by the coding sequence ATGTCGAATCGATTTTCAACCGGCTGTCTGTTTCTTTGCGGGGCTTTGTTTTTCATAGCCAGCGACGCTGCCGCTGAGGACGATGACAGTGCTGCCGGCGAAGCTTTTTTTGAGTCGAGGATTCGGCCGGTATTGGTGAAGCAGTGTTACGAGTGCCACGCTGGTGCGAAGGTGGAAGGCGGTTTGCGAGTCGATCGAAGGTCGACGATACGCAAAGGTGGCGACCGCGGTCCCGCGGTCATACCAGAGCGACCAGACGCCAGTATCCTGTTGACTGCCATCAGGCATGCCGACCCCGATTTGCAGATGCCGCCGAAAGGGGCGAAGTTGTCAGCAAAGGTCATTGCTGACTTCCGAAAGTGGATCGAAATGGGAGCCCCCGATCCTCGCGCCGACGGCGACGGTGACAGCGGCGAAGATTCTGATTGGGCCGGGTTCGAAGCGGCCAGGGATCATTGGGCGTATCAAGCAGCGACCGAATCGTCTCCCCCCATTGTCGATGATTCGCAATGGCCGCGCGGAGATGTTGATCGGTTTGTGTTGGCGGCTTTAAAGGACAATGATCTGAGGCCTTCGCCGGATGCGGAGGCCGCAACTCTGCTGCGACGTTTGCACTTCGATCTCGTGGGGCTGCCGCCATCGCCGAAGTCGCTGAAAAACTTCATGTCGACGGTTGCTGCAAAAGGCATGGACTCGGCACTGCCGGACGAAGTGGATCGGTTATTGCAGTCGCCTCACTTTGGAGAACGCTGGGGCAGGCACTGGCTGGACGTGGCTCGGTTTGGCGAATCCAGCGGCGGCGAATCCAACGTCACGTTTCCCTATGCGTGGCGGTATCGGGACTATGTGATTGAGGCCGTCAACAACGACGTGCCTTACGATCGTTTTCTGACCGAACAAATCGCCGGCGACCTGTTGCCGTGCGACAGCGACAAAGAACGTGCTCGCCTACTTACCGCGACCGGATTTCTGGCTGTCGGCACCAAGAACCTGGGCGAAAACAATGACGCGAAGTTCAAGGCTGATCTTGTGGATGAGCAGATTGATGCGCTCACCCGAGCCGTCATGGCGAGTTCGGTTGCGTGTGCTCGCTGTCATCATCACAAGTTCGATCCGTTTTCGATGGAAGACTACTACGCGTTGGCCGGAATCTTTGCCAGCAGTAAAACATACTTCGGCACATTTGTATCGCCCGCGAACAATCGCGGCGGAGACCCACTTGTGTTGCCACGAGTTCCCGGGCAGCAGGTCTTTCACAAATCGCTGACACCGGAAAAGTTCCAGAAGCTTAAGGCTCAATTCGCAGAACTTGCTGAGGTGCGAGCCCAGATCGACGCCGCTCAGGCTGCTCGCTTTGCCGGGAAAGAACCGGCGAAGACATTCACTTTGCAGGAAGTACTGGGCAACATTTGGCGCATGGGACCGGTGGAAGGCAAGCTGGAAACGCTCGACGAAAACGGCAAGGCAGTTCCCGTGGCGATGGGTGTTCTCGACGACAAGGTGCTGAACGTGCCGCTGCTGGCTCGAGGCGAAATTGGTCGTGAAGGCGAAATTGTTCCTCGTGCGTTTCCGCAGGCGATCCTTGTAAACGACGCGCCGTCGATTCCTCGTGAACAAAGTGGACGCCTTGAATTGGCGGAATGGCTGACAAACACACAGCATCCCTTGACCAGTCGCGTCTTTGTGAATCGCGTTTGGAAGCACCTCTTTGGTCGAGGGCTTGTGGCCACGGTAGACAACTTCGGCACGTCCGGAGCCAAACCCAGTCATCCTGAGCTGCTTGATACTCTTGCCGTGCGTTTCACGAACGAAGGCTGGTCGTTAAAGAAGCTGATTCGTACGCTGGTGCTGTCCCGGACCTATCGTCAGTCTTCAACGTTTGAGTCGGCGTCGTTTCAGAAAGATCCCGAGAATCAGTGGCTGTGGCGGATGCCGAAACGACGTCTGGAAGCGGAAGCCATTCGCGACGCGATGCTGGTCGCGTCGGGAGAACTGCAGCGGACGCCGGTGGCTGGTTCTTTGGTGGCGACAAAGATCGGCGATAAGCCGGTGTCGTTGATCGGGCTGAATCGCAACTTGCCAAAGGACCTGGACGGTTCGCTGCACCGATCTGTGTATCTGCCCGTGATTCGCGATCGGCTGCCGGACGTGTTGAGTTTGTTCGACTTTGCGGAACCGAGTCTTGTGACGGGTGAGCGTGAACAGACAAACGTGCCGGTGCAGGCGCTGTATTTAATGAACAGCGATTTTGTGCAGGCGCGAGCTCGCGCGATGGCGGCTAAGCTGGAAAAGGAGGCTCGGGACGACAAGCAATTGGTTCAGCGAGCGTTTTTGTTGTGTCTCGCACGGAGGCCGGATGAGGACGAGTTGCAACGGTCGCTCACGTTTCTGCAAGCCGGCGGCGACCTGGCGGCGTTCAGCTTTTGTCAGGCGATGTTGTGTACCGCCGAGTTTCGGAATTTGGATTAA